A window of Syntrophorhabdaceae bacterium genomic DNA:
TATCTTCATATATTTCCAGAGGTCGATTTTGTAGCCCCGTTTCTCCAGCATGCCGCAGGCAAGGACGTTGGCGGTGGCGCCCACGGGGGTCAGGTTCCCTCCGATGCCGGTGCCTATGAGCATCCCGAAATAGAGATAGAATGGATTGACGTTCAGTGTCTTTGCGAGGTAGCCGCATACAGGGATCATGAGGATCGTATAGGGCACGTTGTCGATAAATGCCGACAGGAGGACCGACATCCAGGTGATGATGACAAATACCACTATGGGGTTGGTGAGGCCCACCCGCGTCATCCAGTCGGTAAGCTCCTTGAGGAGCCCCACCTGATTTACGGAACCGATGACGATGAATATGCCTATGAGAAAGGTGATGGACTGCCAGTCGAATTCCTTTACCCCGTAAAACCAGCGCTTCCTCAGCATTACCAGGGAGAGAAGGCCGAGGATGAAGCCCACCCAGCCCTGCCACCTCAGGAAAGCTGCTACTTCATTGGGCACGAGGGCGAGGGCAAAGCAGCTCAGGAGGAAAACGGCGCTTGATCCCAGAGTAAGGCGCATCCTGCCCTCGCCGGGGTCCTCGGTCTCCGGATAAATTGTATCCGCCAGAGCGACAAAAAGAGCGAAGAGAGTGAGCACGATAACGGAAGGCACGGTATAGCCGGTTGCCTTGAGACCCACAGCCAGGGCGCAGCCGATGAGACCGATAACCATAAGAATGACGGATCTTTTCCCCACCACCACTGCGGGGGCCTGAAGGTCGACCGTCTTATCAAGCCTCCTGAACTGGAAGACGAGAACGAGCATAGCGGCTAAAACCCCAAGGGTGGAGAGCGTTCCCAGCCCGGGCCTGCCCTGGAACCAGTAGAATTCCATGAAGGACATATTGGTCTGCATGGCAAGGATCAGGGCGGGAGGATCGGCCATCATCGTTACCGTGGTGACAATGTTCGAGGCCGCAGCCAGGGCGATAAGGTAGAGAAAGAGTGAGGCCTTGAGCCTGTCTGCCATCTCGATGGCGAGGGGGGCAAGCATGAGCACCACCACGGGATTGGCCATGAAGCTCGAGAGGAATGCGGCGAGGACGCAGAGAAAGAGGAGGGCATATTTTTCCTTGCGCAACCTGGGAAGGACCCAGCTGGCGATGGCCCCCGGCAACCGGCTTTGCTCGAGTACCAGAGCAAGCATGCCGAAGCCGAAATAGATTGCCAGCACATCCCACGAGACCCCGTTGTCGTTATCGAGAAATGCGGTGCCGGGGCTTATAATTCCTAAACCTATGAGAATCGCTGCAGCGCTCAGGGAAAGATACTGGATCGGGATCTTACGGTGGAGAATAAAGGCGAAGACAAGAATGAAGATGACGAGGGTGACCCATTTTGCCGCCTCTGGTGAAAGAAATTGCCACATTTAAACCCCCCTTTCCGTTTCCTGAGAGACTTCCTGAAAGATATCAGCCGTGTACACATCTATGACAAATAGGGGCTATTAAGCTCAGGCTCAAAGGCGATCCATAGCGGAAAATTGGATCGCTTTTGAGCTTTTTCCCCATAAGTGTTCAGTGACCTCCTAATACATCGGGAACCGCTATTGTATCGAGAGCCGCGCCGGCGGGTAAGGTGAAAGCCTTATCCGGAGCCCCTTTCTTTATATTTTTATACTCAACACTCCATTTTCCATTTGCATTCACGATTTTGATCGGAAAACCTATGTCCGTTGCAAACCACTGATAATAGGTGTCATTCTTGTTCCCCTGCTTTACGATGACCTCATATTTCTTGGCAGGATGTCCATCTACGGTTTCGGTACCGGATAGTTTTCTGTGTGTCTCGCCGACTATTTTTTCCTCTATCCATGGTTTCATGGCCGGCGTCAACTTTGCTTCAATGTAAGTGTTTTCGGACCCGTTTACCTGCCACAGGACGCCCTTATCCCCCCTTACGATCGTATAAATGGGCGTACTGCCTTTTTCCGCGCGACACCTGGTGTCTTTCACATAAAGCTTGCCGTTTCTTGTGACTTTTCCTTCTTTTGTGATCATGTCCGCCGTGATATCGATGGCTGATGCATAGGAAAACATCGCAATCACACACAACAGCGCCCATCCTGAGACCATCAGATACTTTTTCATTTAGTTCCTCCAGTTTATTTAGCGTGTGAGATATCTAAACCCCAGAGCTTGAAAAATTAATCCTTCTCCTTTGCCACTTGAGACCGATCCCATGGAGACTTGTCTTGACACGGGCAGGCCCTTTGTCATAGATCGCCGACCGGCATTCACTGTTTGCACTCTCCCACCGAGCCCGTCTTACATTGCTTGCCGTTTATCCACGTGGCGTTATAGAGGTTTGCCTTCGCGAGGTTGGCTTTTGACACGTTCGCGCCCGTGAGGTTGGCGTCATAGAGGTTCGCTCCCGTCAGATTCGCTCCCGTGAGGTTAGTGCCTGACAAATTCGCGCTGTAGAAGGTTGAGTTCGACAAATCCGCTCCGGATAGATTTGCCGAGGAGATATCGGCATAGCTCATATCCAGGTTATTCAGTTTTGCGCCTGAAAGATCACACTTCTTGCAATTGTTCGTCTTCTTCAGGGCCTGAAATTGCTTTTCGTCGAATGCGTCAAGAACCGTTACAGTAACAAATAAACAGATAACCGCCATAGTAATGGTCAAAACATTTCCTCCTCTACCCATAAATCCTCCTTTCCATTTATTTGAACTACTCACAAAAAAAGCCGCCACCCGAAGACTATGCTTCAGGTGGCGGCCCGACCATCCTTTATCCTTACCTCCAGAGACATGAAACATCTCTGAACCCGTTCAGATATTCAGTTGCAGATATTCTCTATTTCATACACACACAAAAAAACCGCCGCCTGAAGACTATGCTTCAGGTGGCGGCCCGACCATCCCGTATCTTTGCCTCCAGAGATATGAAACATCTCTGAACCCATACAGATATTCAATTGTATAACTAAATACTGTATACAGCCTTGAGGAGAAGGAGTCAAGCTTTTTATGCGTAAAGGGCATCAAAACATGCTGCTTCCGGTCTCAGCCGGGATTCTTCACGTGCGCCGGCAGTATGGCCGTTACAATTTGTGGGTGCGGGCCGTCTACCGGCCAATCTCCTTGACTCGGGAGAAGGCTGCCGTTATAGTAGTGCTCAGATACATACACTTCCCCTAACAGGACACCTGAAAGTTTGCCATACCAGAATCCCGTGGACCCATACCCCATTGACCATATTCTTCCCGAGCTGTTAAAGGCCATCTTCGGAAAGCCTTCGGTCGTGCTTCAGGCTCCGCCCGGCTCCGGCAAGACGACCCGTGTTCCCCTGGCCCTCCTGAAGGCGATGCACCCGGACCAAGGGCGGATCATCATGCTCGAGCCGCGGCGGATCGCGGCGGTTGCGGCAGCCCGCTGGATGGCCCGGCTCCTCGGGGAACGGGTCGGCAAGACCATCGGCT
This region includes:
- a CDS encoding pentapeptide repeat-containing protein; its protein translation is MGRGGNVLTITMAVICLFVTVTVLDAFDEKQFQALKKTNNCKKCDLSGAKLNNLDMSYADISSANLSGADLSNSTFYSANLSGTNLTGANLTGANLYDANLTGANVSKANLAKANLYNATWINGKQCKTGSVGECKQ
- a CDS encoding SLC13 family permease, coding for MWQFLSPEAAKWVTLVIFILVFAFILHRKIPIQYLSLSAAAILIGLGIISPGTAFLDNDNGVSWDVLAIYFGFGMLALVLEQSRLPGAIASWVLPRLRKEKYALLFLCVLAAFLSSFMANPVVVLMLAPLAIEMADRLKASLFLYLIALAAASNIVTTVTMMADPPALILAMQTNMSFMEFYWFQGRPGLGTLSTLGVLAAMLVLVFQFRRLDKTVDLQAPAVVVGKRSVILMVIGLIGCALAVGLKATGYTVPSVIVLTLFALFVALADTIYPETEDPGEGRMRLTLGSSAVFLLSCFALALVPNEVAAFLRWQGWVGFILGLLSLVMLRKRWFYGVKEFDWQSITFLIGIFIVIGSVNQVGLLKELTDWMTRVGLTNPIVVFVIITWMSVLLSAFIDNVPYTILMIPVCGYLAKTLNVNPFYLYFGMLIGTGIGGNLTPVGATANVLACGMLEKRGYKIDLWKYMKI